Proteins from a genomic interval of Bdellovibrio sp. ArHS:
- the rpmB gene encoding 50S ribosomal protein L28, which yields MSKCEITGKGPVVKNLVSHSNIKTKSTAQPNVQKKRIFSRVLNQMVRLQIATSAIRDMEHMGGFDNFILNSDDAKLSKRAMAVKLRIKKKISTKK from the coding sequence ATGAGTAAATGTGAAATTACTGGAAAAGGCCCTGTTGTAAAAAACTTGGTGTCTCACTCCAACATCAAAACTAAATCAACAGCTCAACCAAATGTTCAAAAAAAACGCATCTTTAGCCGTGTTTTGAACCAAATGGTGAGATTGCAAATTGCAACTAGCGCGATCCGTGACATGGAGCACATGGGCGGTTTCGACAACTTTATTCTTAATTCTGACGACGCTAAGCTTTCAAAAAGAGCTATGGCGGTTAAATTGAGAATCAAAAAGAAAATCTCTACTAAGAAGTAA